The following proteins come from a genomic window of Astatotilapia calliptera chromosome 11, fAstCal1.2, whole genome shotgun sequence:
- the LOC113032734 gene encoding IgGFc-binding protein, whose protein sequence is MYPLVLLLLLGARSSESTGPVPYDTVGQNFTVVFPENIASYYPSPPTNMVIITALKNETTVRVQEYDKSEQRVLDAGDVWNFTVNEKLELGKQNISNKTLTIDSNKDITVQAISRKEDSLQTAVVIPTDKLGTTYLIPPIPTIPGTNNYQDLVVQTVTERGPFRIIIVNGVQQQNNVNVGGLKTQEVSLQSGQVAQIWLNESAGFKNVTAEKPVAVLFGHPCAVQRNCSCGLLYAILPPAPGRTLKYLVPPFLAQDSAGETMVLLAQNDSTSVTPYASSSPTYDVAGTAILYRPGLLLPLIPTANFACCFVVTAFPTISNNYAVIVVSSNVTDGVRVGNNHISSADWTKLEGTDYSSIQVPLRLGETVIWHTSSKMAVYFSGNNGSTLFGNQAPVVSSSPDFRGCAVTPEVLDLEEQPSDWRESFKACADRKLELLCLSSADLQKQIYGKLYQNRSLTNNTVQEVWIGMRRSSLNGEWFWVNGDSVNSTTWGDGEPGGVEEGQCTIMSLGNGTGFEWSDDDCCMDAHYICYKEPELFPI, encoded by the exons ATGTATCCTTtggtcctcctgctgctgctgggagcGAGGAGCTCAG AGTCCACGGGCCCTGTGCCTTACGACACCGTTGGCCAAAACTTTACCGTTGTGTTTCCGGAGAACATCGCCAGCTACTACCCCAGCCCGCCCACAAACATGGTCATAATCACTGCTTTGAAAAACGAGACAACAGTCCGAGTTCAAGAGTACGACAAGTCTGAGCAACGGGTCCTGGACGCTGGAGATGTTTGGAATTTCACCGTGAATGAAAAGCTGGAACTCGGGAAGCAAAACATCTCCAACAAAACTCTGACCATTGACAGCAACAAAGATATCACCGTTCAAGCCATCAGCCGTAAAGAAGACAGTCTGCAGACTGCTGTCGTCATACCTACAGACAAACTCGGCACAACGTACCTCATCCCACCAATACCCACAATTCCCGGCACAAACAATTATCAGGACTTAGTTGTGCAGACGGTGACGGAGCGAGGCCCGTTCAGAATCATCATCGTCAACGGTGTTCAGCAGCAAAACAACGTGAACGTCGGAGGATTAAAGACGCAAGAAGTTTCCCTCCAGTCAGGCCAGGTTGCTCAGATCTGGTTGAATGAGAGTGCAGGGTTTAAAAACGTGACGGCTGAAAAGCCAGTGGCCGTCCTCTTTGGCCACCCCTGCGCCGTCCAGCGCAACTGCAGCTGCGGGCTGCTGTACGCCATTCTGCCGCCAGCCCCAGGCAGGACGCTGAAGTACTTAGTTCCTCCATTTCTGGCCCAGGATTCCGCGGGAGAGACGATGGTACTTTTGGCACAGAACGATTCCACCAGCGTCACGCCCTACGCCTCAAGCTCACCGACGTATGATGTAGCCGGCACAGCCATCCTCTACCGGCCGGGATTACTTCTCCCTCTGATCCCAACAGCAAACTTTGCCTGCTGCTTTGTGGTCACAGCATTCCCCACGATCTCCAATAACTACGCCGTGATCGTGGTCAGCAGTAACGTCACCGACGGGGTTCGTGTTGGAAATAACCACATATCAAGTGCAGACTGGACGAAACTGGAGGGGACTGATTACAGCTCGATACAAGTTCCTCTGCGTTTGGGTGAAACTGTCATCTGGCACACTTCCTCCAAAATGGCCGTCTACTTTAGCGGGAACAATGGAAGCACTTTGTTTGGGAACCAGGCACCTGTCGTCAGTTCAAGCCCAG ATTTCAGGGGCTGCGCCGTGACCCCCGAGGTTCTAGACTTGGAAGAACAACCCAGCGACTGGCGTGAATCTTTTAAAGCCTGCGCTGATCGCAAACTAGAGCTGCTCTGCCTGTCAAGCGCCGACCTCCAGAAACAGATCTATGGCAAACTTTACCAGAACAGGTCTTTAACTAACAACACTGTACAAGAGGTGTGGATCGGCATGCGGCGCAGCTCGCTGAACGGGGAGTGGTTCTGGGTGAACGGGGACAGCGTCAACAGCACCACCTGGGGTGACGGCGAGCCCGGTGGGGTGGAGGAAGGCCAGTGCACCATCATGAGTCTGGGAAACGGCACGGGCTTTGAGTGGAGCGACGACGACTGCTGCATGGATGCTCATTATATCTGCTACAAGGAGCCGGAGCTCTTCCCCATATAG